The nucleotide window CAATTTTAGAAGCTTTAAAGAGTTAAATCTAAGGCTAGGAAATTTCAATGTCATTGTTGGAGCCAATGCTTCGGGAAAATCAAATTTTTTGCAAATCTTTCAATTTCTAAAAGATATAGCTACTAAAGATATTAATAATGCAATTTCTTTGCAAGGAGGAGTTCAGTATCTTCGAAACATCAACCAATCGAATTGTGAGGAGTTATGCCTGAAGGTTGAGTTTGATCTCGCAAATAAGGGTATCTTACTTAAGAAGAAGGAGCAGCTATTTGGAATTCGATTTTCTAGTGGGGGTTATAATCTTGTAATTAAATTTAAAAAAAGTCGGAATGGGTACACAATAATGAAGGAGGAATTGAAACATCATGGATTGGTATATCGATTAGAGAGGACAAAGGGGCAAAAAAAAGCCAGGGTAAAAAGCGGTGGTGAGGGTAATTTCAAAGAAAAAGAACAATTAGGCCAGGTTTCTGTAGTGCAATCAAGAAAGGAAGGAAAACCAGACTTTGGATTCGAAAAAGAAGGCAGCTTCGATCTTGAGCTACAAGATTTTGTTCCTGACTTTTTTCAAAATCTGGAACTTCCCGAAAGTTTTAGTGTTTTAGCGTTTCCCATTTTCTCTCCTGTAATTGGAAAGCAATTTTCCTCCATATCTATTTATGATTTTGATCCTAAATTGCCCAAAAAAGCTTCCCCTATAACTGGAAAGTCTGACCTCGAAGAAGACGGTGGTAATTTAGCCATCGTCGTTCAAAATATCATTGAAGATGGTGTGAAAAAGAAAAAGTTTTTGAGTTTATTGGAAGACTTGATTCCGTTGATTAAGGATGTATGTGTAGAAAAATATGCAGATAAATCTATTTTATTTAAATTGCGTGAGGCGTATTCAAAAAAGCACTATTTGCCGGCTTCATTAATATCTGACGGCACTATTAATGTAATTGCTTTAATAATTGCATTGTATTTTGAAGATTCAAATCTTTTGATCATTGAAGAGCCTGAAAGAAACATACACCCTTATCTTATGTCCAAAGTTGTTGAACTTATGCGAGACTCATCCTCTCGGAAGCAAATCATTGTTTCCACTCATAATCCAGAAATAGTTAAGCATGCTGGCATTGAAAACTTATACCTCATCTCACGAGACGAAAGCGGGTTTTCTCTTGTAAATAGACCGAAGGATGATAGAGATGTA belongs to Nitrospiraceae bacterium and includes:
- a CDS encoding AAA family ATPase, encoding MAINIIEASNFRSFKELNLRLGNFNVIVGANASGKSNFLQIFQFLKDIATKDINNAISLQGGVQYLRNINQSNCEELCLKVEFDLANKGILLKKKEQLFGIRFSSGGYNLVIKFKKSRNGYTIMKEELKHHGLVYRLERTKGQKKARVKSGGEGNFKEKEQLGQVSVVQSRKEGKPDFGFEKEGSFDLELQDFVPDFFQNLELPESFSVLAFPIFSPVIGKQFSSISIYDFDPKLPKKASPITGKSDLEEDGGNLAIVVQNIIEDGVKKKKFLSLLEDLIPLIKDVCVEKYADKSILFKLREAYSKKHYLPASLISDGTINVIALIIALYFEDSNLLIIEEPERNIHPYLMSKVVELMRDSSSRKQIIVSTHNPEIVKHAGIENLYLISRDESGFSLVNRPKDDRDVKVFLKNQIGVDELFVQNLLSF